One window of the Pseudomonas knackmussii B13 genome contains the following:
- a CDS encoding adenylate/guanylate cyclase domain-containing protein: MKSSVLERPQSHGSSSPLREYHARVLAYISIAATVAAGTFSGYFSYELLWMVPYALLYPHLAQQLDNRFKIQYPERTRQFLQGADAVHAGASAALLGFAVVPALMLLLTLGFTSLIIGGLRLLGGAMLVSLSTAAVTGALLGPGFKGNPPLLVNLASIAFSTLYIFIGAFFVHQQGLRLAQARGEIAREQEKAARLASNLAKYLSPQVWESIFSGKKSVRLETQRKKLTVFFSDIKGFTELSEELEAEVLTDMLNNYLNEMSKIALKYGGTIDKFVGDCVMVFFGDPTTQGAKKDAVAAVSMAVAMRKHMKVMRQQWRAQGITKPLEVRMGINTGYCTVGNFGADTRMDYTIIGREVNLASRLESAAEAGEILLSHETYSLVKDVIMCRDKGQIAVKGFSKPVQIYQVVDFRRDLGANPSFIEQELPGFSMYLDTNNVQNYDKDRVIQVLQQAVEKLKDKIIL, from the coding sequence ATGAAGTCCTCCGTCCTGGAACGGCCACAGTCGCACGGGTCGTCCTCGCCCCTGCGCGAGTACCATGCCCGCGTGCTGGCCTACATCAGCATCGCCGCGACGGTCGCCGCCGGGACCTTCAGCGGCTACTTCAGCTACGAACTGCTGTGGATGGTGCCGTACGCCCTGCTCTACCCGCACCTCGCGCAACAACTGGACAACCGCTTCAAGATCCAGTACCCCGAACGCACCCGCCAGTTCCTGCAAGGTGCGGACGCCGTGCACGCCGGCGCCAGCGCCGCATTGCTCGGTTTCGCCGTGGTGCCGGCGCTGATGCTGCTGCTGACCCTGGGCTTCACCAGCCTGATCATCGGCGGCCTGCGCCTGTTGGGCGGCGCCATGCTGGTATCGCTGTCCACCGCTGCAGTGACCGGCGCCCTGCTCGGCCCGGGCTTCAAAGGCAACCCGCCGCTGCTGGTGAACCTGGCGAGCATCGCCTTCTCCACCCTGTACATCTTCATCGGCGCCTTCTTCGTCCATCAGCAAGGCCTGCGCCTGGCCCAGGCCCGCGGCGAAATCGCCCGCGAGCAGGAAAAGGCCGCGCGGCTGGCGAGCAACCTGGCCAAGTACCTGTCGCCGCAGGTCTGGGAGTCGATCTTCAGCGGCAAGAAGAGCGTGCGCCTGGAGACCCAGCGCAAGAAGCTCACGGTGTTCTTCTCCGACATCAAGGGCTTCACCGAGCTGTCCGAGGAACTGGAAGCCGAAGTGCTCACCGACATGCTCAACAACTACCTCAACGAGATGTCGAAGATCGCCCTCAAGTACGGCGGCACCATCGACAAGTTCGTCGGCGACTGCGTGATGGTGTTCTTCGGCGACCCGACCACCCAGGGCGCGAAGAAGGACGCCGTGGCCGCCGTGTCCATGGCCGTGGCCATGCGCAAGCACATGAAAGTGATGCGCCAGCAGTGGCGCGCCCAGGGCATCACCAAGCCGCTGGAAGTGCGCATGGGCATCAACACCGGCTACTGCACGGTGGGCAACTTCGGCGCCGACACGCGCATGGACTACACCATCATCGGCCGCGAAGTGAACCTCGCCAGCCGCCTGGAAAGCGCCGCCGAAGCCGGCGAGATCCTCCTCAGCCACGAGACCTATTCGCTGGTGAAGGACGTGATCATGTGCCGCGACAAGGGCCAGATCGCGGTGAAGGGCTTCAGCAAGCCGGTGCAGATCTACCAGGTGGTCGACTTCCGCCGCGACCTGGGCGCCAACCCCAGCTTCATCGAGCAGGAGCTGCCGGGCTTCTCCATGTACCTCGACACCAACAACGTGCAGAACTACGACAAGGATCGGGTGATCCAGGTGCTGCAGCAGGCGGTGGAGAAGCTCAAGGACAAGATCATTCTCTGA
- a CDS encoding HD domain-containing protein, protein MNARATFTHMEDGSAADWAIIAQDFAQYAALLPDRILAHLRLLDGDFGGFPVDRLTHSLQTATLAHRDGRDEEYVVCALLHDIGDTLGSYNHADIAAAILKPFVSPENHWMVEKHAIFQGYYFFHHLGLDRHLREQFKDHPQFEQTIEFCARYDAAAFDPEGETLPLDFFEPMLRRVFAKPRQTIYARPDGSMA, encoded by the coding sequence ATGAATGCCCGCGCCACCTTCACCCACATGGAAGACGGCAGCGCCGCGGACTGGGCGATCATCGCCCAGGACTTCGCCCAGTACGCCGCCCTGCTGCCCGACCGCATCCTCGCCCACCTGCGCCTGCTCGACGGCGACTTCGGCGGCTTCCCGGTGGATCGCCTGACCCATTCGCTGCAGACCGCCACCCTCGCCCACCGCGACGGCCGCGACGAGGAGTACGTGGTCTGCGCCCTGCTCCACGACATCGGCGACACCCTGGGCTCGTATAACCACGCCGACATCGCCGCGGCCATCCTCAAGCCGTTCGTCAGCCCGGAAAACCACTGGATGGTCGAGAAGCACGCGATCTTCCAGGGCTACTACTTCTTCCACCACCTGGGCCTGGACCGGCACCTGCGCGAGCAGTTCAAGGACCACCCGCAGTTCGAGCAGACCATCGAGTTCTGCGCACGCTACGACGCCGCTGCCTTCGACCCGGAAGGCGAAACCCTGCCGCTGGATTTCTTCGAGCCGATGCTGCGCCGCGTCTTCGCCAAGCCACGGCAGACCATCTACGCCCGGCCCGACGGCAGCATGGCCTGA
- a CDS encoding helix-turn-helix transcriptional regulator: protein MQNLFREVGMHANLARAIEQIGEPRFWKQLILLLHQWLPFDNALAAYYPAGGTPVWLEEYDADPQAGPAAMSVYLDGLYQLDPFYQACREGLPSGLYRLEEIAPDHFRQSEYFLNYFHENVLEDEVQFILQLPGQGALSLSLGMRKPFDGEQCGLLAMLCPWVLALMQQHWQLRSQRLLPANAEGVATQVRDALSHFGANVLSERELEIARLILRGYSSKAMAERLAISPETIKVHRRHLYTKLDISSQPELFSLFLQSLGHDPENP, encoded by the coding sequence ATGCAGAACCTGTTCCGCGAGGTCGGCATGCACGCCAACCTTGCCCGCGCCATCGAGCAGATCGGCGAACCGCGCTTCTGGAAGCAGTTGATCCTGCTGCTGCACCAGTGGCTGCCGTTCGACAACGCGCTGGCCGCCTACTACCCCGCTGGCGGTACACCCGTGTGGCTGGAGGAATACGACGCCGACCCGCAGGCGGGCCCGGCGGCCATGTCCGTCTACCTCGACGGCCTGTACCAGCTCGATCCCTTCTACCAGGCCTGCCGTGAGGGACTGCCCAGCGGCCTGTATCGCCTGGAAGAGATCGCCCCGGACCATTTCCGCCAGAGCGAGTACTTCCTCAACTACTTCCACGAGAACGTGCTGGAGGACGAGGTGCAGTTCATCCTCCAGTTGCCCGGCCAGGGCGCGTTGTCGCTGTCGCTGGGCATGCGCAAGCCGTTCGACGGCGAGCAGTGCGGCCTGCTGGCCATGCTCTGCCCCTGGGTCCTGGCGCTGATGCAGCAGCACTGGCAGCTGCGCAGCCAGCGTCTGCTACCGGCCAATGCGGAAGGCGTGGCCACCCAGGTGCGCGATGCACTCAGCCATTTCGGCGCCAACGTGCTGTCCGAGCGTGAGCTGGAGATCGCCCGGCTGATCCTGCGTGGCTACTCGTCCAAGGCCATGGCCGAGCGCCTGGCGATTTCCCCCGAGACCATCAAGGTCCACCGCCGGCACCTCTACACCAAGCTGGACATCTCCTCGCAACCGGAGCTGTTCTCGCTGTTCCTGCAGTCCCTCGGCCACGACCCGGAGAACCCCTGA
- a CDS encoding APC family permease, which yields MSSSAAPEGALKPSLGMLDVVAITVSAVTPASSVFVIAPFAIQQAGSGAFLSFVLAAVLALMFAWCYAELGRAHSSAGGEYVYAKRVFGGMAGYATFLTVMVSLLFIPPVLATGAATYLNGALGTQFDTQTVALVIVAASYALGILNIRVNAWVTGLFLVCEVAALLVIVALGFGNVSQPLSVLSHPQFLDNGVMSVAPMALVIGAMGTALFSYNGFGAAVMLTEDMKDGGRGVHRAVLWSLVLVVIIELVPITALLLGAPSLQDMLASPDPIGYLLTTHGNATLSRLVSAGIFLSVFNAIIAIVIQSGRVIFSSGRDELWTPSLNRLFTRIHPRWESPWLATLFLAVPSAALSFSSNLADLTSFTVLLLVMVYLAVALSALFSRVLRRDREHPYRMPLWPAPALLAVVGAGYLLLNNMLAASLRDNMIIGGILAVSVILYSTYGKFSPAFQKL from the coding sequence ATGAGCTCTTCCGCGGCGCCCGAGGGCGCGCTCAAGCCCAGTCTGGGCATGCTCGATGTGGTAGCCATCACCGTCTCGGCGGTCACTCCGGCCAGTTCGGTCTTCGTCATCGCCCCTTTCGCCATCCAGCAAGCCGGCAGCGGCGCCTTCCTGAGCTTCGTGCTGGCCGCCGTGCTGGCGCTGATGTTCGCCTGGTGCTACGCGGAGCTGGGCCGCGCGCACAGTTCCGCCGGTGGTGAATACGTCTATGCCAAGCGCGTGTTCGGCGGCATGGCCGGCTACGCCACCTTCCTCACCGTGATGGTCTCGCTGCTGTTCATTCCACCGGTGCTGGCGACGGGCGCGGCGACCTACCTCAACGGCGCACTGGGCACGCAGTTCGATACCCAGACCGTGGCGCTGGTCATCGTGGCAGCCAGCTACGCCCTGGGCATCCTCAATATCCGCGTCAACGCCTGGGTCACCGGGCTGTTCCTGGTCTGCGAAGTGGCGGCGCTGCTGGTGATAGTCGCGCTGGGCTTCGGCAACGTCAGCCAGCCGCTCAGCGTGCTGTCGCATCCACAGTTCCTCGACAATGGCGTGATGTCGGTAGCGCCGATGGCGCTGGTGATTGGCGCGATGGGCACGGCGCTGTTCTCCTACAACGGCTTCGGCGCGGCGGTGATGCTCACCGAGGACATGAAGGACGGCGGCCGTGGCGTGCACCGCGCGGTGCTCTGGTCGCTGGTGCTGGTGGTGATCATCGAACTGGTGCCGATCACCGCGTTGTTGCTGGGCGCGCCCTCGCTGCAGGACATGCTCGCCAGTCCCGACCCCATCGGCTACCTGCTCACCACCCACGGCAACGCCACGCTGTCGCGGCTGGTCAGCGCCGGCATCTTCCTCTCGGTGTTCAACGCCATCATCGCCATCGTCATCCAGTCGGGCCGGGTGATCTTCAGCAGCGGCCGCGACGAGCTGTGGACGCCCTCGCTGAACCGCCTGTTCACCCGCATCCACCCGCGCTGGGAATCGCCGTGGCTGGCCACGCTGTTCCTCGCGGTGCCCTCGGCAGCCCTGAGCTTCAGCTCGAACCTGGCCGACCTGACCTCGTTCACCGTGCTGCTGCTGGTCATGGTCTACCTGGCGGTAGCGCTGAGCGCGCTGTTCAGCCGCGTGCTGCGCCGTGACCGCGAGCATCCGTACCGCATGCCGCTCTGGCCGGCGCCGGCGCTGCTGGCGGTAGTCGGTGCCGGCTATCTGCTGCTCAACAACATGCTCGCGGCTTCCTTGCGAGACAACATGATCATTGGCGGGATCCTCGCCGTATCGGTGATTCTCTACAGCACCTACGGCAAGTTCAGCCCGGCCTTCCAGAAACTCTGA
- a CDS encoding P1 family peptidase has protein sequence MRARQLGITLGLGTPGEFNAITDVPGVRVGHSTLIADRDGKQVRTGVTTVQPRVGEARLQPCFAGVHVLNGNGDATGLEWIREAGVLTTPIAITNTHSVGVVRDALVAAERDALADPSVYWCMPVVMETYDGLLNDIWGQHVGPEQVREALARAESGPVEEGAVGGGTGMICHEFKGGIGTASRKLSTEQGGWTVGALVQANHGKREELRVDGYPVGRQLRGIASPFADRGEPGMGSIVVILATDAPLLPHQCQRLAQRASIGIARTGGGTEDSSGDIFLAFATGNTDLPPANYGRKGLPQDTAVRMLNNDHISPLFAAAAEAVEEAIVNALLAGIDMHTADGVLVPALGDERLLGALRKSGWHG, from the coding sequence ATGCGCGCTCGTCAACTCGGCATCACCCTGGGGTTGGGTACACCCGGTGAGTTCAACGCCATTACCGATGTACCCGGCGTCCGGGTCGGCCACAGCACACTGATCGCCGACCGCGACGGCAAGCAGGTTCGTACCGGTGTCACCACGGTGCAGCCGCGAGTCGGCGAGGCGCGCCTGCAACCCTGCTTCGCCGGCGTTCACGTGCTCAACGGCAACGGCGACGCCACCGGCCTGGAATGGATTCGCGAGGCCGGCGTGCTGACCACGCCCATCGCCATCACCAACACCCACAGCGTCGGCGTGGTCCGAGACGCACTGGTCGCAGCCGAGCGCGATGCCCTGGCCGATCCGTCGGTGTACTGGTGCATGCCGGTGGTGATGGAAACCTACGATGGCCTGCTGAACGACATCTGGGGCCAGCACGTCGGCCCGGAGCAGGTGCGCGAAGCCCTGGCCCGCGCGGAGTCCGGCCCGGTGGAGGAAGGTGCAGTAGGTGGCGGCACCGGGATGATCTGCCACGAGTTCAAGGGCGGCATCGGCACGGCGTCGCGCAAGCTGTCGACGGAGCAGGGCGGCTGGACCGTCGGCGCGCTGGTGCAGGCCAACCACGGCAAGCGCGAGGAGTTGCGGGTCGACGGCTACCCGGTTGGACGCCAGCTGCGCGGGATCGCCTCGCCCTTCGCCGACCGTGGCGAGCCGGGCATGGGCTCCATCGTGGTGATCCTCGCCACCGACGCGCCGCTGCTGCCGCACCAGTGCCAGCGCCTGGCGCAGCGCGCCTCCATTGGCATCGCTCGCACCGGCGGCGGCACCGAGGACTCCAGCGGCGACATCTTCCTGGCCTTCGCTACCGGCAACACCGATCTGCCGCCGGCCAACTACGGGCGCAAGGGCCTGCCGCAGGACACCGCGGTGCGGATGCTCAACAACGACCACATCTCGCCGCTGTTCGCTGCCGCGGCCGAGGCGGTGGAAGAGGCCATCGTCAATGCGCTGCTGGCGGGCATCGACATGCACACTGCCGACGGCGTGCTGGTGCCGGCGCTGGGCGACGAGCGTCTGCTGGGTGCCCTGCGCAAGTCGGGTTGGCACGGCTGA
- the sstT gene encoding serine/threonine transporter SstT yields MTLPAPTLVQRIQRSSLVMRIFVGMLAGIALAFLAPQAALAVGLLGKLFISALKAVAPVLVLVLVCASIANHKAGQRTHIRPILVLYLLGTFAAAVVAVSVSFAFPSTLVLSTAAASETAPPGGIGEVLRTLLFSIASNPVKALLEANFIGILGWAVGLGIALRHARQSTRDLLDDLAGGVTLIVRVVIAFAPLGIFGLVASTLAESGFDALLGYLRLLAVLLGCMLFVALVVNPLIVFWKLRRNPYPLVFTCLRESGVTAFFTRSSAANIPVNLQLCERLGLHEDTYSVSIPLGATINMAGAAVTISVLSLAAANTLGIAVDLPSALLLCVVSALCACGASGVAGGSLLLIPLACGLFGISGEVAMQVVAVGFVISILQDSAETALNSSTDVLFTAAACLAEEPEDAGVGEHS; encoded by the coding sequence ATGACTCTTCCGGCTCCAACTCTCGTCCAACGCATCCAGCGCAGCAGCCTGGTCATGCGTATCTTCGTCGGCATGCTGGCCGGCATCGCCCTCGCCTTCCTCGCCCCGCAGGCGGCGCTGGCCGTCGGCCTGCTCGGCAAGCTGTTCATTTCGGCGCTCAAGGCCGTGGCTCCGGTCCTGGTACTGGTGCTGGTCTGCGCCTCCATCGCCAACCACAAGGCCGGCCAGCGCACGCACATCCGGCCGATCCTGGTGCTCTACCTGCTGGGCACCTTCGCCGCGGCCGTGGTCGCCGTGTCCGTCAGCTTCGCCTTCCCCTCGACACTGGTCCTGAGCACTGCGGCTGCCAGCGAGACGGCGCCACCGGGCGGCATCGGCGAAGTGCTGCGCACGCTGCTCTTCAGCATCGCCAGCAACCCGGTCAAGGCACTGCTGGAGGCCAACTTCATCGGCATCCTCGGCTGGGCCGTGGGCCTGGGCATCGCCCTGCGCCACGCGCGGCAGAGCACCCGCGACCTGCTCGACGACCTGGCCGGCGGCGTCACCCTGATCGTCCGCGTGGTCATCGCCTTCGCCCCGCTGGGCATCTTCGGCCTGGTCGCCAGCACCCTGGCCGAATCCGGCTTCGATGCGCTGCTCGGCTACCTGCGCCTGCTCGCGGTACTGCTGGGCTGCATGCTCTTCGTGGCGCTGGTGGTGAACCCGCTGATCGTGTTCTGGAAGTTGCGCCGCAATCCATACCCGCTGGTGTTCACCTGCCTGCGCGAGAGCGGCGTGACCGCCTTCTTCACCCGCAGCTCGGCGGCCAACATCCCGGTCAACCTGCAGCTGTGCGAGCGCCTGGGCCTGCACGAGGACACCTATTCGGTCTCCATCCCGCTGGGCGCGACCATCAACATGGCCGGCGCGGCCGTGACCATCAGCGTGCTCAGCCTGGCCGCGGCCAATACCCTGGGCATCGCCGTCGACCTGCCCAGCGCGCTGCTGCTCTGCGTGGTGTCCGCGCTCTGCGCTTGCGGTGCCTCCGGCGTGGCCGGTGGCTCGCTGCTGCTGATCCCGCTGGCCTGCGGCCTGTTCGGCATTTCCGGCGAAGTGGCCATGCAGGTGGTGGCCGTGGGCTTCGTCATCAGCATCCTGCAGGACTCGGCGGAAACCGCCCTGAACTCCTCCACCGACGTGCTCTTCACCGCCGCGGCCTGCCTGGCCGAGGAGCCGGAGGACGCCGGCGTAGGCGAGCACAGCTGA
- the dapF gene encoding diaminopimelate epimerase produces MRFLKYHALGNDYLVYAGSEPFPFNDAAVVRICDRHRGLGSDGILVPEGRDAGAFGLRILNPDGSLAERSGNGLRIFSRYLWDQGLVDEQPFRIVTVAGPVTSQVFDQGREVEVDMGHAQFASAAIPVRVDTPQALDIPLQLDGHDLRLNAVSMGNPHCVVFVEHTEAQLAKTLGPLLESHALFPNRTNVQFVQVLGRNDLRVEIWERGAGYTLASGTSSCAAAAVARLKGYCDSEITVHLAGGLLRIRVEDDYRVHMRGAVQRIGELHLDAECLRD; encoded by the coding sequence ATGCGCTTCCTCAAGTACCACGCCCTGGGCAACGACTACCTGGTCTACGCCGGCAGCGAGCCCTTCCCCTTCAATGACGCAGCGGTCGTGCGCATCTGCGACCGCCATCGCGGCCTGGGCTCGGACGGCATCCTCGTCCCCGAGGGCCGCGACGCCGGCGCCTTCGGCCTGCGCATCCTCAATCCCGACGGCTCGCTCGCCGAGCGCAGCGGCAACGGCCTGCGCATCTTCTCCCGCTACCTGTGGGACCAGGGTCTGGTGGATGAACAGCCGTTCCGCATCGTCACCGTGGCCGGGCCGGTCACCAGCCAGGTGTTCGACCAGGGCCGCGAGGTCGAGGTGGACATGGGCCACGCGCAGTTCGCCAGCGCCGCCATCCCGGTGCGGGTCGACACCCCGCAGGCGCTGGACATTCCGCTGCAACTGGACGGCCACGACCTGCGCCTGAACGCGGTCTCCATGGGCAATCCGCATTGCGTGGTCTTCGTCGAACACACCGAGGCGCAACTGGCGAAAACACTGGGGCCGCTGCTGGAATCCCATGCGCTGTTCCCCAACCGCACCAACGTGCAGTTCGTCCAGGTGCTCGGGCGCAACGACCTGCGCGTGGAAATCTGGGAGCGCGGCGCCGGCTACACCCTCGCTTCGGGCACCAGCAGCTGCGCGGCGGCGGCCGTGGCCCGGCTGAAAGGCTACTGCGACAGCGAGATTACCGTTCACCTGGCCGGCGGCCTGCTGCGCATCCGGGTCGAGGACGACTATCGCGTGCATATGCGTGGCGCCGTGCAGCGCATCGGTGAACTGCATCTGGATGCGGAGTGCCTGCGTGACTGA
- a CDS encoding urea transporter, whose protein sequence is MRPLPLLTLWLRGFSQVFLQPAPLFGLLCLALIGACAPALLPGALLGAIAGPACASLLRYRADDIDAGLYGYNAVLIGMLLPLKFAWSPALVILVLLASIASVLLQHLLLNASRHRRGLPPYTLAFVLLGWSLQPLGHWLGLGAAAPGAGLLNLPLPAFLEATSRAFGQVIFLDAPLAGALIFLGLLLGAPRAATWALFGAVMVLPVAVFAGIPQGDVQSGLLGMNSALAALALALRSPSLIAPAAGAVLALLLQRAMVTLGIPFMTSPFIFACLLVILGERLLRPASRRAPLPNS, encoded by the coding sequence ATGCGCCCACTTCCTTTATTGACCCTCTGGCTGCGCGGCTTCAGCCAGGTATTCCTGCAGCCCGCTCCGCTGTTCGGCCTGCTTTGCCTGGCCCTGATCGGCGCCTGCGCGCCCGCCCTGCTGCCCGGCGCCCTGCTCGGCGCCATCGCCGGCCCGGCTTGCGCCAGCCTGCTGCGCTACCGCGCGGACGACATCGACGCCGGCCTGTACGGCTACAACGCCGTGCTCATCGGAATGCTGCTGCCATTGAAGTTCGCCTGGTCGCCGGCGCTGGTGATCCTGGTGCTGCTCGCCAGCATCGCCAGCGTGCTGCTGCAGCACCTGCTGCTGAACGCCTCGCGTCACCGCCGTGGCTTGCCGCCCTACACCCTGGCCTTCGTATTGCTCGGCTGGAGCCTGCAGCCGCTGGGCCATTGGCTCGGCCTGGGCGCCGCCGCGCCCGGCGCGGGCCTGCTGAACCTGCCGCTGCCGGCCTTCCTCGAAGCCACCAGCCGCGCCTTCGGCCAGGTGATCTTCCTCGACGCGCCCCTGGCCGGCGCGCTTATCTTCCTCGGCCTGCTGCTCGGCGCGCCGCGTGCGGCGACATGGGCCCTGTTCGGCGCGGTGATGGTGCTGCCGGTGGCGGTCTTCGCCGGCATCCCGCAAGGCGACGTGCAGAGCGGCTTGCTCGGCATGAACAGCGCCCTGGCCGCCCTCGCCCTGGCCCTGCGCAGCCCGAGCCTGATCGCCCCAGCCGCCGGCGCCGTGCTGGCCTTGCTGCTGCAGCGGGCGATGGTCACCCTCGGCATTCCGTTCATGACCTCGCCGTTCATCTTCGCCTGCCTGCTGGTGATCCTCGGCGAACGCCTGCTGCGCCCGGCGTCGCGGCGCGCCCCGCTGCCCAACAGCTGA
- the pyk gene encoding pyruvate kinase — translation MNSDKKVKILATLGPAIKGREDIRALVDAGANLFRLNFSHGEFADHAQRYQWVREVEAELNTPIGILMDLQGPKLRVGRFESGAVQLNKGQSFTLDLNDAPGDERRVKLPHPEIIQALEPGMSLLLDDGRIRLQVLNNHGDAIETRVLNSGELSDRKGVNVPEAVLKLSPLTAKDRRDLEFGLELGVDWVALSFVQRPEDIEEARALIGDKAFIMAKIEKPSAVQSIEEIARLADAIMVARGDLGVEVPAQNVPGIQKRIIQVCRELGRPVVVATQMLESMRFSPAPTRAEVTDVATAVSEGADCVMLSAETASGQYPVEAVEMMAKIIRQVEAEPDYQGQLELNRPEPEATVSDAISCAIRRISRILPVAVLVNYTESGASTLRASRERPKAPILSLTPNLRAARRLSVAWGVYSVVNEQLAHVDEICATALEIALAQRMAQRGDTVVVTAGLPFGQPGSTNMLRIETVAPALSAS, via the coding sequence ATGAACAGCGACAAGAAGGTCAAGATCCTCGCCACCCTCGGCCCGGCCATCAAGGGCCGCGAGGACATCCGCGCCCTGGTGGACGCCGGCGCCAACCTGTTCCGCCTGAACTTCAGCCACGGCGAATTCGCCGACCACGCCCAGCGCTACCAGTGGGTGCGTGAAGTCGAGGCCGAGCTGAATACGCCCATCGGCATCCTCATGGACCTGCAGGGGCCGAAGCTGCGTGTCGGCCGCTTCGAAAGCGGCGCGGTGCAACTGAACAAGGGCCAGAGTTTCACCCTCGACCTCAACGACGCACCGGGCGACGAGCGCCGCGTGAAGCTGCCGCACCCGGAAATCATCCAGGCGCTGGAGCCAGGCATGAGCCTGCTGCTGGACGACGGCCGCATCCGCCTGCAGGTGCTGAACAACCACGGCGACGCCATCGAGACCCGCGTGCTCAACAGCGGCGAGCTGTCCGACCGCAAGGGCGTCAACGTTCCCGAGGCGGTGCTCAAGCTCAGCCCGCTGACCGCCAAGGACCGCCGTGATCTGGAGTTCGGCCTGGAGCTGGGCGTGGACTGGGTGGCGCTGTCCTTCGTGCAGCGGCCGGAAGATATAGAAGAAGCCCGCGCGCTGATCGGCGACAAGGCCTTCATCATGGCCAAGATCGAGAAGCCCTCGGCGGTGCAGTCCATCGAGGAGATCGCCCGCCTGGCCGACGCCATCATGGTTGCCCGGGGCGATCTCGGCGTGGAGGTGCCGGCACAGAACGTACCGGGCATCCAGAAACGCATCATCCAGGTCTGCCGCGAGCTGGGGCGCCCGGTGGTGGTGGCCACGCAGATGCTCGAATCCATGCGTTTCTCGCCGGCACCGACCCGCGCAGAAGTGACTGACGTGGCGACCGCCGTCAGCGAAGGCGCCGACTGCGTGATGCTCAGCGCCGAGACCGCCTCCGGCCAGTACCCGGTGGAAGCGGTGGAGATGATGGCGAAGATCATCCGCCAGGTCGAAGCCGAGCCGGATTACCAGGGCCAGCTGGAGCTGAACCGCCCGGAGCCGGAAGCCACGGTCTCCGACGCCATCAGCTGCGCCATCCGCCGCATCAGCCGCATCCTGCCGGTGGCGGTGCTGGTCAACTACACCGAGTCCGGCGCTTCCACCCTGCGCGCCTCCCGCGAGCGGCCGAAGGCGCCGATCCTCAGCCTCACGCCCAACCTGCGCGCGGCGCGGCGGCTGAGCGTGGCCTGGGGCGTGTACTCGGTGGTCAACGAACAGCTGGCGCATGTCGACGAAATCTGCGCCACCGCCCTGGAAATCGCCCTCGCCCAGCGCATGGCGCAGCGTGGCGACACCGTGGTGGTCACCGCCGGCCTGCCGTTCGGCCAGCCGGGCAGCACCAACATGCTGCGCATCGAGACAGTAGCGCCGGCACTCTCCGCTTCGTAG